The proteins below are encoded in one region of Rhodoflexus caldus:
- a CDS encoding OmpA family protein, producing MRYVFTIFLLLTLPAFAHAQKVRMKLANSKYEQFHYADAIMMFEDIVASNPNNFEATEKLAHSYRKINDSKKAEEWYAKVVQNAKSQPINMLYYAQALAMNGKYAESRKWFAAYSAAVKNDPRGDRFARAYADSVMRRFFQDSARYVIDTVGFNSPQADFSPMFFRGGIVFASNRTPSQTTPIKHTFQWNKTPYLDLYFAQSGGNSADRLRKSINSRYHEGPVTFYRSYDSIIFTRNNYLNGKYQTSKDKTNKLKLYFANTKTDASDDWTNITEFPYNSNEYSTGHPALSTDGQTLYFVSDMPGGYGGTDIYMSVFRNGRWSKPQNLGPEINTKGNEMFPFIDENGDLYFASNGHPGLGGLDIFVARSKNGKFTAPRNMGAPINSSQDDFALIYSEDLDEGYFTSNREGGKGDDDIYRFTVKRCKFIIAAVNARTKEIITKAKVEAIEEETGANTRIQALNDTLFTFKPLFQSNYKLHAVKEGFADGYAVIPDSVLATCLLKGLDVSDTIFIPLEPAEPVVAKGGEGKPPVSESTGRPRYRYKGDPNVKVIEVKNIYYDFDKFNIRPDAARELDKLIALMNEYPSLKVELSSHTDTRADNLYNIRLAQRRSRSAYNYLVMRGIDPARLIVNSFGENKLVVDCPDFSDCSEEEHQLNRRTEIIILSY from the coding sequence ATGCGTTACGTTTTTACCATATTCCTGTTGCTCACGCTGCCCGCCTTTGCCCATGCGCAAAAGGTGCGCATGAAATTAGCCAACAGCAAATACGAGCAGTTCCATTATGCCGATGCCATTATGATGTTTGAAGACATCGTGGCATCTAATCCGAATAATTTTGAGGCAACCGAAAAGTTGGCGCACAGCTACCGCAAAATCAACGACAGCAAAAAAGCCGAAGAGTGGTATGCCAAAGTAGTGCAGAACGCCAAGTCGCAGCCTATCAACATGCTCTACTATGCGCAGGCATTGGCAATGAACGGCAAATATGCCGAGTCGCGCAAATGGTTTGCCGCTTATTCGGCGGCAGTGAAAAACGACCCCCGCGGCGACCGTTTTGCCCGCGCTTATGCCGATTCGGTGATGCGCCGATTCTTTCAGGATTCCGCCCGCTATGTGATAGACACGGTCGGCTTTAATTCGCCGCAGGCAGATTTCAGCCCCATGTTTTTTCGTGGCGGAATTGTGTTTGCTTCCAACCGCACCCCGAGCCAAACAACGCCGATTAAGCACACTTTCCAATGGAACAAAACACCGTATTTGGACTTGTACTTTGCCCAAAGCGGCGGCAACAGTGCCGACCGCCTGCGCAAAAGCATCAATTCGCGCTACCACGAAGGTCCCGTAACGTTCTACCGTTCTTACGATTCCATCATCTTTACGCGCAACAACTACCTTAACGGCAAGTATCAAACATCCAAAGACAAGACTAACAAGCTGAAATTGTACTTTGCCAATACCAAAACGGACGCTTCCGACGATTGGACGAACATTACTGAGTTTCCCTACAACAGCAACGAATATTCTACGGGGCATCCTGCACTGAGCACCGACGGGCAAACGCTCTATTTCGTTTCCGATATGCCCGGCGGCTACGGTGGCACGGATATTTACATGTCCGTATTCCGCAACGGGCGTTGGAGCAAGCCGCAGAACTTAGGACCTGAAATCAATACCAAAGGCAACGAAATGTTTCCGTTTATTGACGAAAACGGTGATTTGTATTTTGCCTCTAACGGACATCCCGGGCTGGGCGGATTGGATATTTTTGTGGCGCGCAGCAAAAACGGTAAATTTACCGCCCCGCGCAACATGGGTGCGCCCATCAACAGCAGTCAAGACGATTTTGCTCTGATTTACAGCGAAGACTTAGACGAGGGCTATTTCACTTCCAACCGCGAAGGCGGCAAAGGCGACGACGATATTTACCGCTTCACCGTAAAGCGTTGCAAATTCATCATCGCAGCCGTCAATGCCCGCACCAAAGAAATCATCACAAAGGCAAAAGTAGAGGCAATAGAAGAAGAAACGGGCGCAAATACCCGCATACAGGCTTTGAACGATACGCTGTTTACCTTCAAGCCCTTGTTTCAGTCCAACTACAAGCTGCACGCGGTCAAAGAAGGTTTCGCCGATGGCTACGCCGTCATCCCCGATTCGGTGCTGGCAACCTGTTTGCTGAAAGGCTTAGATGTTAGCGATACAATTTTTATCCCCTTAGAGCCTGCCGAGCCTGTGGTAGCCAAAGGCGGCGAGGGCAAACCGCCCGTTTCCGAATCTACCGGTCGCCCGCGCTATCGCTACAAAGGCGACCCGAACGTGAAAGTAATTGAGGTGAAAAACATCTATTACGATTTTGACAAGTTCAACATCCGCCCCGATGCGGCACGCGAGTTAGACAAACTGATTGCTTTGATGAACGAGTACCCGTCGCTGAAAGTGGAACTTTCTTCGCACACCGACACCCGCGCCGACAACCTGTACAACATCCGTTTGGCGCAGCGCCGTTCGCGTTCGGCATACAACTACTTGGTTATGCGCGGCATAGACCCTGCCCGACTGATTGTGAACTCTTTCGGCGAAAACAAATTGGTAGTAGATTGCCCCGACTTTTCCGATTGCAGCGAAGAAGAGCACCAATTGAACCGTCGGACGGAAATTATTATCTTGTCGTATTAG
- a CDS encoding PorP/SprF family type IX secretion system membrane protein yields the protein MKKTLLFSLLLVASLPLWAQQDPMYSQYMFNGLVLNPAYAGSREAINITALHRTQWVGIPGAPTTTTFSAHAPVKKDNIGLGLIFVNDRIGVTETNNIGFNYAYMLKMRKGVLSLGLQASVMQYRADFASVVHNFSPDVFDPSFASVVNRWLPNFGTGAYYRTDRFYVGLSVPNILTNNLNGETNVAFIGNNRARQYRHAFLTSGYVFDITKGLKLRPSFLLKYVDGAPLELDLNANLWLYDMFAVGLSYRSFDSIDALFEFQVTPQLSLGYAYDYTLTPLGKYTSGTHEIMIRYEFGFGKSRIITPRYF from the coding sequence ATGAAAAAAACGCTACTCTTTTCCCTTCTTCTTGTTGCGAGTCTGCCGCTCTGGGCGCAGCAAGACCCCATGTACTCACAGTATATGTTCAACGGCTTGGTGCTGAACCCTGCCTATGCGGGCAGCCGCGAGGCTATCAACATTACCGCGCTGCATCGCACGCAGTGGGTAGGCATCCCCGGCGCACCGACTACGACCACCTTTTCGGCTCATGCCCCTGTCAAAAAAGACAACATCGGGCTGGGGCTGATTTTCGTCAACGACCGCATCGGCGTTACGGAAACTAATAACATCGGCTTTAATTATGCCTACATGCTCAAAATGCGCAAAGGCGTGTTGTCACTGGGTTTGCAGGCTTCGGTGATGCAATACCGCGCCGATTTTGCTTCGGTGGTGCACAACTTTTCCCCTGATGTTTTTGACCCTTCGTTTGCTTCGGTGGTCAATCGCTGGCTGCCCAACTTCGGAACGGGGGCTTATTACCGCACCGACCGTTTCTACGTAGGTTTGTCCGTGCCCAATATTCTGACCAACAACCTCAACGGGGAAACTAACGTGGCGTTCATCGGCAACAACCGCGCCCGACAGTATCGCCATGCCTTCCTGACTTCGGGCTATGTATTTGACATCACCAAAGGCTTGAAACTGCGCCCTTCGTTCCTGTTGAAATACGTGGACGGCGCACCGTTGGAACTTGATTTGAATGCCAACTTGTGGCTCTACGATATGTTTGCCGTGGGGCTTTCCTACCGTTCGTTTGATTCCATTGATGCCCTGTTTGAATTTCAGGTAACACCACAACTTTCCTTAGGCTATGCCTATGACTATACGCTTACGCCGCTGGGGAAATACACGTCCGGCACGCATGAAATCATGATTCGCTACGAGTTTGGTTTTGGCAAATCGCGCATTATTACGCCGCGCTATTTTTAA